A window of the Gossypium hirsutum isolate 1008001.06 chromosome A05, Gossypium_hirsutum_v2.1, whole genome shotgun sequence genome harbors these coding sequences:
- the LOC107957417 gene encoding SHUGOSHIN 2, translating into MENGSFICNAPRKGLSDITNLQHQHKVLTQDAKLLLQPDSLWSKDYINKLQQENMMLMKVLAERNKVIELSGIELQKLRINLEKFQQQNLQLAQANNQLLLELNSGKDRLKALKHELGCKNAMLKAIKSEKKANIVACPTSGNEGLKEGTNKHGEAGESLNKEDGDYKPFNTNRRRQSKTLLPSNIKPVEAKEGVANKRVCLRRQSARFKAEEPETTKDVFKVADKNSLISSPCNDKVHQIGPISSDSSVRIEHEEGCMAPRNEAQESRRASTGRPLRRAAEKVQSYKEMKLNVKMRREL; encoded by the exons ATGGAAAACGGATCCTTTATCTGTAATGCACCAAGGAAGGGGCTCAGTGACATAACCAACTTGCAGCATCAGCATAAAGTGTTGACCCAAGATGCAAAGCTGCTGCTGCAACCTGATTCACTCTGGAGTAAAGATTACATCAACAAGCTCCAACAG GAAAATATGATGCTGATGAAAGTTCTTGCAGAACGAAA TAAAGTCATTGAATTGAGTGGAATCGAGTTACAGAAACTGAGAATCAATTTGGAGAAGTTTCAGCAGCAAAACTTGCAACTTGCCCAAGCAAACAACCAGCTGTTATTG GAACTTAATTCAGGGAAAGATAGG ttAAAAGCCCTTAAACATGAGCTGGGATGTAAAAATGCTATGCTTAAAGCAATAAAATCAGAG AAGAAAGCTAACATTGTTGCTTGCCCTACATCTGGAAATGAG GGTTTGAAGGAAGGAACAAACAAGCATGGCGAGGCAGGTGAATCCCTTAACAAAGAAGATGGAGACTATAAACCTTTTAATACGAACAGGAGGAGGCAATCAAAGACTCTAC TCCCTTCTAATATTAAACCAGTCGAAGCCAAGGAGGGGGTCGCCAACAAAAG GGTTTGTTTAAGAAGGCAATCTGCAAGGTTTAAAGCTGAAGAACCAGAAACGACTAAAGATGTTTTCAAGGTAGCTGacaaaaattctcttatttcctCTCCTTGTAATGATAAGGTGCATCAGATTGGGCCAATTTCTTCTGATTCATCGGTCAGAATAGAGCATGAGGAAGGATGTATGGCCCCCAGAAATGAAGCTCAAGAATCTAGACGAGCATCTACAGGAAGGCCTTTGCGCCGAGCAGCTGAGAAGGTTCAATCCTACAAGGAAATGAAACTTAATGTGAAGATGCGCAGAGAATTGTGA